One Phaseolus vulgaris cultivar G19833 chromosome 11, P. vulgaris v2.0, whole genome shotgun sequence genomic window carries:
- the LOC137833555 gene encoding uncharacterized protein, with the protein MGDLCFCWDSINKMIILQHNAIKASFQKSLHVVGHRFKVTAYKKLLGFVSKYALNFISEELDRVKSVGFDKSRCGCSLTCTHGLPCACQLASFGVGSIPLKLVHVMWTRLSFEDIATEESSSELSIDKEFEVIAKRFKELDVAGKVNIKSKLQEIAFPEKTSIYAPDHKVKTKGAVKMFRPTKFMRSTKRIPSYFEHVDFLHSQHDSCASKKSNEESLPEIVPAKCIPFLDQFPLGYHPYIVDVVDVKADGHCGYRAVAAQLGMGEESWAVVRMNLLKELSEWRQEYVQLFGGDDRYEYLKKSLLVEHMSMAGTDKWMTIPDMGYVIANRYNVILVSLSMLQSLSIFPLRTQAPSNFRHHRIIAIGHVHGNHFVQVKLKDGCPIPPTNILWASHRYPAAQTWSTYYTSRIQVYTQLMSIRRYL; encoded by the exons ATGGGGGATTTATGTTTCTGCTGGGATTCCATCAATAAGATGATTATTTTACAACATAATGCAATCAAAGCTTCATTCCAAAAGAGTTTGCATGTGGTTGGACATCGGTTTAAGGTTACAGCTTACAAAAAATTGTTAGGTTTTGTGTCTAAATATGCTTTGAACTTTATTTCGGAAGAGCTTGATAGGGTTAAATCAGTGGGGTTTGATAAAAGTAGGTGTGGATGTAGTCTTACATGTACTCATGGTCTTCCTTGTGCGTGTCAATTGGCTTCATTTGGTGTTGGTAGCATACCACTTAAATTAGTACATGTGATGTGGACTCGTTTAAGCTTTGAAGACATTGCAACTGAAGAATCTTCATCTGAGTTGTCAATTGATAAAGAGTTTGAGGTCATCGCGAAGCGGTTTAAAGAGTTGGATGTTGCAGGTAAGGTTAACATCAAAAGTAAATTGCAGGAGATTGCCTTTCCAGAGAAGACATCTATTTACGCACCAGATCATAAGGTGAAAACAAAAGGTGCTGTAAAGATGTTTCGTCCTACCAAATTCATGAGATCAACTAAGCGAATCCCTTCTTATTTTGAACATGTGGATTTCTTACACTCACAACATGATAGTTGTGCAAGCAAAAAATCTAATGAAGAAAGCTTACCAGAAATTGTACCAGCAAAATGTATTCCTTTCCTTGATCAGTTCCCTTTAGGGTATCATCCATATATTGTTGATGTTGTTGACGTTAAGGCTGATGGCCATTGTGGCTATCGTGCTGTTGCTGCCCAATTGGGAATGGGAGAGGAGTCATGGGCTGTTGTTCGAatgaatttgttaaaagaacTAAGTGAATGGAGACAAGAATATGTTCAACTCTTTGGTGGTGATGATAGATATGAATACTTGAAGAAGTCACTTCTAGTGGAACACATGTCTATG GCAGGAACAGATAAGTGGATGACAATTCCAGACATGGGATATGTTATTGCAAATCGGTATAATGTCATTCTTGTTTCTTTGTCCATGTTACAATCATTGAGTATTTTTCCTTTAAGAACCCAAGCACCAAGTAACTTCCGTCATCACCGAATCATTGCAATTGGGCATGTCCACGGAAATCATTTTGTACAG GTGAAGCTCAAAGATGGTTGTCCAATTCCACCTACGAATATATTGTGGGCATCACATCGTTATCCGGCGGCCCAAACTTGGTCAACATACTACACTAGCCGGATACAAGTTTATACCCAACTAATGTCCATTAGACGATATTTGTAA
- the LOC137833565 gene encoding PKS-NRPS hybrid synthetase cheA-like, whose translation MDTIESYMGVLGEIDVWDGLDDVFRDRDELLEWARSVGYSYGFVIVILRSDTWMGQRGRMTYVLLGCERGGKYRQYKKEVDVSRTGSRKCECPFKLQGKPVKGGQGWMVELICGSHNHDLAETMVGHPYAGRLSIEEKVMVEDMSKTSVKPINILLTMKERNEKNVTTIKQVYNAITVNRRSQRGHKTEMQQLMLLLERDSTYKTNKYRMSLLEVVGITSTGLTFSVAFCLLAAEKENNFFWALDKLKGLFFRVDSCPRVLVCDRDVALMNAIRMVFPEAYNLLCRFHIDKNVKTKCKMLVHPREAWDQVMEVWGSVVDCDIVEAFKDRVNAL comes from the exons ATGGATACAATAGAGTCATACATGGGAGTTTTAGGGGAGATTGATGTGTGGGATGGATTAGATGAT GTATTTCGTGATCGAGATGAGCTGTTAGAGTGGGCGAGAAGTGTTGGCTATAGTTATGGGTTTGTCATTGTTATATTAAGGTCAGATACATGGATGGGCCAACGAGGAAGGATGACCTATGTATTGTTAGGTTGTGAGAGAGGAGGTAAATACAGACAGTATAAAAAAGAAGTAGATGTCAGTCGAACTGGAAGTAGGAAGTGTGAGTGTCCTTTCAAATTGCAAGGCAAACCAGTCAAAGGTGGTCAAGGGTGGATGGTGGAATTAATTTGTGGTTCTCACAATCATGACTTGGCAGAGACAATGGTGGGTCATCCGTATGCTGGAAGGTTAAGTATAGAGGAAAAGGTTATGGTTGAGGATATGAGTAAAACATCGGTGAagccaataaatattttattgaccatgaaagagagaaatgagaagaatgTGACAACGATTAAGCAGGTTTATAATGCAATCACTGTTAACCGAAGATCACAACGAGGTCACAAAACAGAAATGCAACAACTGATGTTGTTACTGGAGCGAGACAG TACGTACAAGACGAACAAGTATAGGATGTCGTTACTTGAGGTTGTTGGGATTACGTCTACAGGTTTGACTTTCTCCGTTGCATTTTGTTTACTAGCagcagaaaaggaaaataactttttttggGCCCTTGACAAACTTAAAGGGTTGTTTTTTAGAGTTGATTCATGCCCTAGGGTGCTGGTATGTGATAGAGATGTTGCCTTAATGAATGCAATTAGAATGGTGTTTCCTGAAGCTTATAATTTGCTTTGTCGGtttcacattgataaaaatgtgaaaacaaaatgtaaaatgttggtGCATCCAAGAGAGGCATGGGATCAAGTAATGGAAGTGTGGGGATCTGTTGTGGATTGTGATATTGTTGAGGCCTTTAAAGATCGTGTCAATGCTCTTTGA